One stretch of Sander lucioperca isolate FBNREF2018 chromosome 13, SLUC_FBN_1.2, whole genome shotgun sequence DNA includes these proteins:
- the LOC116065032 gene encoding multidrug and toxin extrusion protein 1-like produces MEDLATKNTCRGVNGQSKTDESPSAATRSVDSCCGSCMKRLKLWLPVDYKNESVQFLKLAGPVLISQMMSFLIGFVSMVFCGHLGKTELAGVALAIAVINVTGISIGSGLASTCDTLISQTYGSGNLKRVGVILQRGVLILLLACFPCWAVLINTQPILLAVRQSAEVARLSQLYAKIFMPALPAAFMYQLQGKYLQNQGIMWPQVISGAMGNVLNLIINYIFLNRLDLGVAGSAAANTISQYALAVFLFVYICSRGLHKATWDGWSKDCLQEWGPFLLLAIPSMLMHCLEWWLFEISGFLAGIISEVELGAQSIAYELAVIAYMFPMGCSVAASVRVGNALGAGNTEQAKLSSKVSLICAFIVSCFIGVCLGVSKDVVGYIFTTEKDIIQRVADVMKIYCFLHVAEAIAAVTGGIVRGAGKPMVGAVCSLVGFYFIGFPIGVSLMFPVKMGIVGLWSGFFICVLVQSTFFIVFLCKLNWTKVTEEAQIRAGVHITERNEIFGIENKALDSGEKQVHIVASISSSLSPMEGNLEVLDAGQQTSDDVVLSVRQLVVRRGLAVLLMVIILAAGVFISELLIRLLE; encoded by the exons ATGGAAGATTTAGCTacaaaaaacacatgtagaGGAGTAAATGGACAGTCCAAAACAGACGAATCACCTTCTGCTGCTACTCGCAGTGTTGACTCATGCTGCGGATCCTGCATGAAAAGACTCAAGCTCTGGTTACCTGTGGACTACAAGAATGAAAGTGTTCAGTTTTTAAAACTGGCGGGACCCGTG TTGATTTCACAGATGATGAGCTTCCTGATCGGCTTCGTCAGCATGGTGTTCTGCGGTCACCTGGGGAAAACAGAGCTGGCGGGGGTGGCGTTAGCGATAGCC GTAATAAATGTCACAGGTATTTCCATTGGCTCTGGTTTGGCATCAACATGTGATACTCTCATATCTCAG ACTTATGGGAGTGGCAACCTAAAGCGTGTAGGAGTGATACTCCAAAGGGGAGTTTTGATTTTGCTCTTAGCCTGTTTCCCCTGCTGGGCCGTCCTCATTAACACTCAGCCTATTCTGCTGGCTGTCAGGCAGAGCGCAGAGGTCGCCAG ACTTTCCCAGCTGTATGCGAAGATTTTTATGCCAGCTCTGCCA GCTGCCTTCATGTACCAGCTGCAGGGGAAGTATCTTCAGAATCAG GGCATCATGTGGCCCCAGGTGATATCTGGAGCCATGGGGAACGTTTTAAATCTAATAATAAACTACATCTTCCTCAACCGTCTGGATCTGGGGGTCGC TGGATCTGCAGCTGCCAATACCATCTCACAGTATGCTTtggctgtgtttttatttgtgtacaTCTGCTCCAGGGGACTGCACAAAGCTACATGGGATG GCTGGTCAAAGGACTGCCTGCAGGAGTGGGGTCCTTTCCTCCTCCTGGCCATCCCCAGCATGCTGATGCACTGTCTGGAGTGGTGGCTGTTTGAGATCTCAGGGTTCCTGGCAGGCATCATCAGTGAGGTCGAGTTGGGAGCTCAGTCTATAGCTTATGAACTGGCTGTTATCGCTTACATG TTTCCAATGGGTTGCTCTGTGGCTGCCAGTGTTCGGGTTGGAAATGCTCTTGGTGCTGGGAACACAGAGCAAGCCAAGCTATCCAGCAAGGTCTCCCTCAtctgtgcat TTATTGTCTCATGTTTCATCGGAGTTTGTCTTGGTGTGTCTAAGGATGTGGTTGGATACATTTTCACCACAGAGAA AGACATTATTCAGAGGGTGGCTGATGTCATGAAGATTTACTGTTTCCTCCATGTCGCTGAGGCCATTGCG GCTGTGACCGGAGGTATTGTCAGGGGGGCAGGGAAGCCAATGGTTGGTGCTGTGTGCAGCTTGGTGGGTTTCTACTTCATTGGGTTCCCCATTGGAGTGTCTTTGATGTTCCCTGTCAAAATGGGCATTGTAG GGTTGTGGTCAGGGTTTTTCAtttgtgttttggtacagtccacattttttatagttttcctGTGTAAACTAAACTGGACAAAAGTCACTGAAGAG GCGCAGATAAGAGCAGGAGTCCACATTACAGAGAGGAACGAGATCTTTGGGATAGAAAACAAAG CCCTGGATTCTGGTGAGAAACAGGTCCACATTGTGGCCAGTATATCCAGTTCTTTGAGTCCAATGGAGGGGAACCTGGAAGTGCTCGATGCAGGTCAGCAGACATCAGATGACGTGGTTCTGTCAGTCAGGCAGCTGGTGGTACGACGGGGCCTTGCTGTGCTGCTCATGGTCATCATCCTCGCTGCTGGAGTCTTCATCAGTGAGCTGCTCATCAGACTGCTAGAATGA